A window of Saimiri boliviensis isolate mSaiBol1 chromosome 1, mSaiBol1.pri, whole genome shotgun sequence genomic DNA:
CAGGTAGATCCTTCAGCTAGGACATAAGTGTATGGTGTATGTAGGTGTGCATGCAGGCAtatatgtgtgagcatgtgtgtgcttgtatgtATCTCTGTGTaaccatgcatgtgtgtgtgcgggTATGCATGTGTGAGcaggtgtgtgtacatgtatctgtgtgcatgcatgtatctgTATGTGTATTTGGGTGTGTATGTAGGTGGATGATGTATGTGGGTGGTGAGGGGATGTACAGAGAGAAATGAGATCCTCTTTTGCTCTCAGCGACCTCACAGTGTGTAGAAAGTTGTTCAAACAACCCCAAAGGGGGGCTCATTAAAACAGGTTTCAGAAAAGGGGCCTGAGAGCCAAGGGGCGTTAAAACACGGGATTGAATCTACCTTGGGGTGTAGAGGCTTGAAGATTTGACCTTGAATTAGAGGGTGAGGTGGAGGTGGCACAATGTGCTTCTGTGCCTTGATGTCCACTCTGGGCCAGTGGAAAGGAGAGGCCATGTCATGACAGCTGCTGAAAGGCCTCCCTTCTGCCCAGCCTGGGGGCAGGCTGTCTCACAGCAGTCCTGTGCCCTAGAGCCCAGGacagggggagaaggagggaaggaaggaagggaatccACGGCCCTGCTTATGACCTCCTTCCCACAGGTGAAGAGATCAGCGTGGTCCCCAATCGGTGGCTGGATGCCAGCCTGTCCCCCGTTATCCTGGGCATCCAGGGTGGGAGGCAGTGCCTGTCCTGTGGGGCGGGGCAGGAGCCGACTCTAACACTTGAGGTGAGACTTGGGGCATTCTCACTGGGGACTGAGCCACAGATGCTAAGCCCACTGAAGCTGGGCAGCCCACATCCCTGGTGCTGTGGGACACCCTGGGGGCGGGGATTCTGTTGATGgcagctctgcctcctccctaAGGATCCTGCTCAGCcctccccctgcctcctcctctgccctcacctgccctgccctcctctgGTAGCCAGTGAACATCATGGAGCTTTATGCTGGTGCCAAGGAATCCAAGAGCTTCACCTTCTACCGACGGGACCTGGGGCTCACCTCCAGCTTTGAGTCAGCCGCCTACCCAGGCTGGTTCCTGTGCACGGTGCCTGAAGCCGACCAGCCTGTCAGACTCACCCAGCTTCTCGAGAATGCTGGCTGGGATGCCCCTATCACAGACTTCTACTTCCAGCAGTGTGACTAGGGCAACTTGCCCCCCAGAACTCCCTGGGCAGAGCCAGCTCAGGCGAGGAGTGAGTGGAGGAGACCCATGGTGGACGACCACTCTCTCTGCTCTGAAGACCCTCACCTTTGGCTCACCGGGCACACAGCCACCTTCTCTTCTGATTCCCTGTTTGGGTAAAATCTGAGATTTGGAACTCAGTCCACAGTCTCTCCTTGCTGGATGGTGCTACTGGTGTGGAACTTTGTAAAAACCACGTGGGGCAAACTAGGAATAACATGATAAGAGTTCtacgggggtggggtgggagagtgATGGGAATCATTCCTGCTTAATGGTAACTGACCAGTGTTACCCTGAGCCCTGCAGGCCAAACCATTCCCAGCTGAGCCTTATAGGGTCACTAGCTCTCCACATGAAGTCCtgtgagggagagggaggtggtCATAGAGTTAGGGACCCACAGCCCTTGACCCAGCCCCACCCCCTTCCGTATAATCCTGCCACTGTCATACACTACCCTTTCTCTCTCTACCCTCATCCTCTCGCTGTGGGCATGAAGAGGTGGTGATGTCAGAGGAAAGGGCTTCAGCTCAGAAGATAGAAGATGAGCAGGGCATGccgatcctttttaaaaaacctaaagtACAAGAAAAATCCCAGATGCTGGTCTCTATTtccatgaaaaagtgctcatgaCATATGAGAAGAGCAACTTACAAAGTGGCATATATTGcaattaattttaatcttttttgagatggagtttcactctgttgcccaggctgaagtgcagtggtgtgatcttggctccctgcaacctctatctcccaggttcaagtgattctcttgcctcaacctgc
This region includes:
- the IL36RN gene encoding interleukin-36 receptor antagonist protein, producing MVLSGALCFRMKDSALKVLYLHNNQLLAGGLHAGKVIKGEEISVVPNRWLDASLSPVILGIQGGRQCLSCGAGQEPTLTLEPVNIMELYAGAKESKSFTFYRRDLGLTSSFESAAYPGWFLCTVPEADQPVRLTQLLENAGWDAPITDFYFQQCD